DNA sequence from the Candidatus Methylomirabilota bacterium genome:
TCGTCGAGGATGCGCACCTTGTAGTCGAGCAGGCGCATCGCCTTGAGGTTGGGGTAGAACTCCTCCAGAGCCTTGCGGAGGGCATGGTCCAGCGCGTCGACCGGCCCGTTGCCCGAGGCTGCCGTGTGCTCGGGGATGCCCTTGACCCGCAGCCGCACCGTGGCCTCGGCCACGGGCTCCGCGGAGGCGTTCTGCTCCTCCACGATGACGCGGTAGGCCTCGAGCTCGAAGTAGGGCGCGTGGCGGCCGAGGGCCCGCTCCATCAGGAGCTCGAACGAGGCCTCGGCGCCCTCGAACTGGAACCCCTGGTCCTCGAGCGCCTTGAGCTGGTCGAGGATGCGGCGCGAGTCCGGCGTGTCCCGGTCGATGTCGATGCCGTATTCGCGCGCCTTCCACAGGATGTTGGACTTCCCCGCCAGCTCGGAGACGAGGACGCGGCGGTGGTTGCCCACCGCCTCCGGGTTCACGTGCTCGTACGTCTCCGGGTGCTTGAGCACCGCCGAGACGTGCATGCCTCCCTTGTGAGCGAAGGCCGAGTCGCCGACGTACGGCTGGGACGCCCAGGGCTTGCGGTTGGCCAGCTCGGCCGTGAAGCGCGAGAGATCGCGCAGCTCGCCCAGGTTGGGCTCGGGGATGCAGTCGAAGCCCAGCTTGAGCACGAGGCTGGGGACGATGGAGACGAGGTTGGCGTTGCCGCACCGCTCGCCGAACCCGTTCATCGTGCCCTGCACCTGGCCGACGCCCTCCAGGATGGCGGCCAGCGAGTTGGCGACGGCGCACTCGGCGTCGTTGTGGGCGTGAATGCCCAGCGGCGTCCTGATATGCCGCTTCACCTCGCGGATCGTCTCCACCAGCTCGACGGGGAGCGTCCCGCCGTTGGTGTCGCAGAGGACGATCCAGTGGGCCCCCGCGTCCGCCGCCGCCCGGAGCGTGGCCAGCGCGTAGTCGCGGTTGGCGCGGAAACCGTCGAAGAAGTGCTCGGCGTCGTAGATGACTTCCTCCACGCGCGCGCGGAGGAACGCGATCGTGTCGGCGATCATGGCCAGGTTTTCCGGCAGCGTGGTCTCCAGCGCGTCGGTCACGTGAAAGTCCCACGACTTGCCCACGATGGTCGCCACCGGAGCGCCCGCCGCGATGAGCGCCTGCATGTTGGCGTCCGACTCCGCACTGGCGCCCGCCCGTCGCGTCATGCTGAAGGCGGCCAGCTTGGCGTGCTTAAGCGCCACGTCCTGCATCCGGCGAAAGAAGCGCAGATCCTTGGGGTTCGACCCCGGCCAGCCGCCCTCGATGTAGTGGATGCCGAAGGCGTCGAAGCGCGTGGCCAGGCGGACCTTGTCCTCCATCGAGAACGACACGCCTTCACCCTGGGTGCCGTCACGAAGGGTGGTGTCGTAGATCTTGATCAGGCGGCGCGTGGCGTCCCTCCGAGCCCCGGCGGGGGTCCTGACATGATGCGATAGCCCCCGAGGGGGTGTCAAGGTACGATGGAGGCGGCAGCGCCAAGGTCAGGAGGAGGTTCCCCGATGAAGCCGGTCACGCTCGTGGGCATCGCCCTCATCATCCTCGGGATCATCGCGTTGGCGATTCAGGGAATCTCGTACACCACGCAGAAGAACGTGGTCGACGTGGGGCCGCTCAAGATCGAAGCCAAGGAGGAGAAGACGATCCCCCTACCGCCCGTGATCGGCGGCGTCGCCGTCGTCGTGGGCCTCGTGCTGGTGTTCCTCAGTCGCCGGTGATCACGCGCCCCTTCGGCGCCTCCAGCTACCCCGTCGCCGTCATCGGCCAGGGCACCTGGCGCATGGGCGAGCGGCAGAGCGCCCGGAAGGATGAGGTCGCCGCACTCCGCCTGGGGCTCGATCTCGGCCTGACCCACATCGATACGGCCGAGATGTACGGCAACGGCGGCGCCGAGGAGGTCGTGGGCGAGGCCATCGCGGGGCGGCGCCCCGAGGTCTTCGTCACCGCCAAGGTGCCGCCGTCCCACGCGTCCTACGACGGCACGCTCCGCGCCTGCGAGGCCTCGCTCCGGCGGCTCAAGACCAACTACCTCGACCTCTACTTGATCCACTGGTGGAGCGAGCGCCATCCCATCGCCGACACGATGCGCGCGATGGAGACGCTGGTCGGGCGGGGACTCGTCCGCTTCATCGGCGTGAGCAACTTCGCAGTCGGCCAGCTGAAGGCGGCCCGGGCCGCGCTCACCGGCGAGCGGCTCGTGTGCAACCAGGTCCTCTACCACGTCAAGGCGCGCGGCATCGAGGGGGAGCTCCTGCCCTATTGTGAGCGCGAGGGGATCGCGGTGGTGGGCTACACGCCGCTGGCCCGCGGCGGCTATGCGCGGGGGGTGGTGGCGTCGATCGCCAAGAAGTACGGCCGCACCCCGCGCCAGGTCGTACTGAACTTCCTCACGCGCCGGCCGTCGCTCTTCACGATCCCCAAGGCCAGCCGGCCCGAGCACCTCCGCGAGAACGCGGCGGCGCTGGAGTTCACCCTGAGCGCGGAGGACGTCGCCCGCATCGACCGGGCCTTCCCCCCGCCGCGACGGCGTCGATCTACACGACCCCGGCCCGGCGCAGCCGCGCGATCTCGGCGGCCTTCATCCCGAGCACGCGCTTGAGCACCACGTCGGTGTGCTCGCCGAGCAGGGGGGGCGGCGTGGTGACGGCGCCCGGCGTGGAGCCCAGGCGCACGGGCACGCCCATGACCGTGACGTGGCCCGCCCGGGGATGGGGCAGGCGCACGATCATGCCGCGGGCCTTGAGGTGCTCGCTCTGGCAGACCTCGGCCACGGTCTTGATGCGCCCGGCGGGGACGCCGGCCGCCTCCAGCCGCTTGAGCCACTCCTCCGCGCTCCGCGTCCCCAGAATCTCGTTCAGCAGCGGGACGAGCTGTCCGCGGTTCTCGACCCGCCTGGCCTCCGTGTCGAAGCGCGGGTCGCCGGCCAGCTCCGGCCGCTCCAGCGCCGCGCAGCACTGCTTCCAGAGCGAGTTGTTGGCGACGCCCAGGGTGAGGTACGCGTCACCGGCCTTGAAGACCTCGTAGGGCACGATCGACGGGTGCTGGTTGCCCTTGCGGGCGGGGCGCTGGCCCGTCCCGAAATAGATCCCGGCCTGGTACGTCAGCAGCGAAGCCATCACGTCGAGCATGGCGATCTCGACCTTCTGGCCCCGCCGCGTCCTCGTCCGGGCCAGCAGCGCCAGGGTGATCCCATGAGCGGCCGACATGCCCGCCACAAGGTCGGCGATGGAGTTGCCGACCTTCACCGGCGGGCCGTCGGGAAAGCCCGTCAGGTCCATGATGCCGGACTCGCCCTGCACGATCAGGTCGTAGCCCGCGCGATGCGCCTCGGGACCCGACTCGCCGAAGCCGGAGATCGAGCAGTAGACAAGCCGGCGGTTGAGCCTGCCCAGGGCCGGGTAGCCGAGCCCGAGGCGCTGCATCGTCCCCGGCCGGAAGTTCTCGATCAGCACGTCACTCTTGGCGGCGAGCTTCCGGAGGATGGCGATGCCCTCGGCCGCCTTGAGGTTGAGCGCCACGCTCCGCTTGTTGCGGTTCACCGACATGAAGTAGGTCGCCTCACCGACGACGAACGGCGGCCAGCGGCGCGTGTCGTCGCCCTTACCGGGCTCCTCGATCTTGATCACCTCGGCGCCCATGTCGCCCAGGATCTGCGAGCAGAAGGGCCCGGCCAGCACGCGCGTGAGGTCGAGCACGCGGAGGCCGGCCAGGGGCTTAGCCGCTCGCGCCACGGGAGCCTCCTGGCCAGAGCTTCTTCACGACGCTCCGGGTGATGGCGTTGACCCGGTCGCCGGCGTGACCGGCGCGCCGCCAGAATAGCCGCGCGCGATCGAGGGCGCCGAGGTGCGAGAAGTAGTAGACCTCGTTGACGGCCTCGATCGCCACCCGGGAGCCGATCTTGAGGCCGCGGGTCTCGGCGCCGTGGCAGAGGAAGCGGGCGCCGCCTTCCAGCGCCACCAGCGCGAGGTGCAGGGGCGAGCGGAAGCCCTCCGGCGGCGAGTGCAGCGTCGTGAAGGACACGATCTCGCCCACCCCGGCGACGGTGGTCGGCGCCATGGCGACCGGATGCCACGGGCAGAAGGGGGCGGGGGGAGCCACGACCATTCCGCACCGCCGACAGCGGGAGGCCGCGATCCTCTCGATCATGCCGATTCCAAGATTGTCACCCAGTTGTTCGTCGCGAGCCCGCCGATGGAATGGGCCAGAGCCACGCGGCCGTCCACCTGCCGGCCCTCGGCCCGCCCGGTAAGCTGCCACACGCACTCGACGAGCTGCGCCAGGCCGGTCGCCGCCAGCGGATGGCCGCGCGCCTTGAGGCCGCCGGAGGGATTGATCGGCAGTCGCCCGTCGAGCGCCGTCTCGCCGTGCACGGTGGCGCGCACCGCCTTGCCGGGGGGGACGAGGCCGAGGTCCTCCAGCGCGATCAGCTCGAAGGGCGCGAAGGCATCGTGGACTTCGGCGAAGTCGACGCGCTCAGGACCGAACCCGGCCATCGCGAAGGCCGCGCGCGCGGCGCCCTGGGTGGCCCTGAAGCTCGTCAGGTCGGACCGGTGGCGAAGGGCGAGCGTGTCGGTCCCCTGCCCGATCCCCGCCACCCGCACCGGCGTGCGCTCGGCCGTCAGCACCGCGGCCGCGGCCCCGTCGGAGATCGGGCAGCAGTGGAGCAGCCGCAGCGGATCGGCCACCATGCGGCTCTGCATCACCTGCTCGAGCGACACGGGCTCCCGGAAATGCGCGTAGGGATTCCGCGCGGCGTGGGCGTGGTTCTTCACCGCGACCTGCGAGATCTCGCGCTCGCCGATCGGCTGCCGCGCCATGAGGGCCCGCGTGACGAGCCCGGCCAGGGCCGGCATGGTGGCTCCGTAGGAGCGCTCATAGGGATCGATCGAGCGCCCGATCAGCTCGGACACGCGCGGCGTCGGCAGGTGCGTCATCTTCTCACCGCCCACGACGAGCACCCGGCGGGTCAGGCCGGCCGCCACCTGGGCGAAGCCCGCGTAGAAGGCGGCGGCGCCCGACGAGGTGGCGGTCTCGATCCGGATCGTCGGCACGTCGGCGAAGCCCAGGTGGTTCGCGACACTGGAGGCGAAGTTGCCGTCGCCGAGGAACTCCTCGGGATTCATCGCGGCGACCACGATCGCGTGGGGCCGCTCGATGGAGGCGGCCGCCAGCGCCGCGTGGGCCGCCTCGGCCATCAGATCCTGAAGCCCTTCGGCCCGGCGGCCGATCCTGGTCATTCCCACGCCCGCGATCCAGACGTCACGCATGTGCCGTGACTATTGTAGCGGGCCCGGCCCTACCGGTCGCGCGCGCAGGGCGAGCGGTGAGCCGCCGGTGACGGACGCGCCGGCCGGGGCGGGTCGGGGAACCGCGGTCAGTGGGGCGCGCTCGCTCCGTTGCCGCGGCCGCGTCGCGGCGGAGGCGGAGGCGCGGCCACGCCGAGGTCGCGGATGAGCCGCAGCAGATAGGTGCGCTGCAGACCGAGCGCGCGAGCCGCGTGCGTTCGGTTGCCCTGAACCTGGTGCAGTGTGGCCTCGATCAGGCGGCGCTTGAACTCGCAGACGGCGCCGTGATAGCCCGGCGCCGGCGGGACCGGCGTCGGCGGCGCGACCGGAGCGGGTCGGCTGAGGACGCTCATGGGCGGTGACAGACGCAACGCGTGTGCCACGCCTGAAGGGGGCGAATTCGCAGGACTTCGACGCCGGCGGCGCCGCCCACCTGCACAGGACTCCGGGCGCGGTGCCACGCGGGCTGTGCAAAAGCGAAGGGCCCGGGAATCGGGCCCTTTCGCGGGGAGCCGACAACGCGGGCCGGCTCAATCCTTCTTCGCGGGCTGCACCCCGGGGTTGTCCTTGAAGAACTGGCGGTTCAGCTCGATGAAGCGCTTCCACTGCTCCGGCGTCTCGTCCTCCGCGAAGATCGCCTTCACCGGGCACACGGGCTCGCAGGCGCCGCAGTCGATGCACTCATCCGGATGGATGAACAGCATGTCCGGGCCTTCATAAATGCAGTCGACGGGGCAGACTTCGACGCAGGCCTTGTCTTTGACGTTGATGCACGGCTCGGCGATGATATACGGCATCGAAATCCCCCTGTCGGAAGCACGGCGATTGAGGTCGGACCAGACGATTTGTACATGACTCCCCGGACCGTGTCAAGCATTTCACGTACTTACCGCTTCCCTGCAAGCCACCGGCCCACGCCATTCTCCTAAGTTTGTGCTCCCACGCGCCCTACACTTCCTGTACAGGAGGAGCGACGGCATGACGACCTTCATGCGATGTCTCTTGACCTTGGCCCTTCTCCTGTCGATCTCGGCCTCCCTCTTGTCGATCTCGGTCATCGCGTATGCCGAACAGAACCCAACCGCGCGCCACGCGGGCCGCCTCCACAGCCTGACTCCCGCCCAGGGGCTGCTCGTAATCGAAGAGGTCGGCGCGAACGGGAGCATCGAGTTGCCTACCATCAGGATCCGGAATGCCGACGTGGTGCTCGTTTGGCGCGACTCGGCGACGCCCCGGAAGTGGCGCGAGCGTCCGACCACAGTGTACCGCTGGCCGTCGGGGACGTTCCTCGTCGTGGTCGGGCAGGCGGACCCGTCGGGAGTCATCCACGCCAACCGCGTCGAAATTTCCGACCCCCATCAGGATTAGACGTGCCGCGTGGGCTGACGCTCAAGGGGCTCCTGGTCGCCGGCATCGTTTTGCTCGCGATCGGTTCGGAGCGCCTTCTCAACGTCTATCTCATCGGCGGCCAATCGACAGGCTCGCTGACCCGCGTCCTCGTCGGCGCGCTCTGCATCACCGCCGGGAGCCTGCTGCTGGTGCTCACCGGCTACCTTCGCCTCCGCCGAGGGCCGTAGCAGGACCCCGCCCACCTCGCGCGCCGCAAGGAGCGCTCGCGCGCTCATTGCGCTCGGAGCTTGGGGTCGAGCGCGTCCCGCAGCGAGTCGCCAAAGAGGTTGAAGGCGAACACGGCGAGGCTGATCGCCAGTCCGGGAAAGATCGCCATCCAGGGTGCCGTTTCCGCGAACTGCACGGCCGCGCCTCGCAGCATGAGCCCCCACGCCGGCGTGGGCTCCTGCACGCCGAGCCCGAGGAACGACAGCGAGGCTTCGAGCAGGATCGCCTGCCCCAGGAAGGCGGTCAGCATGATCAGGTACGGCGCCATCACGTTCGGGAGCATGTGGCGGAGGATGATCCGGGCGTGGCCGAACCCAGCGGCGCGCGCGGCGTCCACATAGGGCATCTCGCGAACGCTGAGGGCGCTGGAGCGGATCACGAGCGCGGAGCGCGGGATCATCGGGACGGTGATGGCGGTGATGAGGTTCGGCAGGTTGTTGCCCAGGATGGCCACCATGGCCAGGGCCAGGATGATGAGCGGGAACGAGATGAAGATATCCATGACCCGCTGGAGATAGAGGTCGATCCGGCCCGCGAAGTAGGCGCTGGCGACACCGAGGATCGCTCCCGCCGTGGCCCCGAAAAAGGCGGCGCCGAACCCGACGATGAGGGCCGTCCGCGACCCGTAGATCATGCGCGAGAGGACGTCGCGGCCGAAGGCGTCCGTGCCGAGCCAGTGATCCATCGCGGGCGCCGTCAGCATAGCCCCGAAGTCCACGGCCAGCGGGTCGTAGGGCGCGATCACGGTGGCCGTGACGGCCACGACAAACATCACCAGGACGATGCCCGCCCCGGCCGCCCCCAGCGGGCGGCGCTGCACGAAATCCCACACCGCCGCCATCCAGACCCGGCGGGGCCCAGCCTCCAGGAGCTCTACGGCGCGGTCGATGGGCGGGGTGATGGCCACGGGGCTAGCGGTAGCGGATCCGCGGGTCGAGCCAGGCGTACATGACGTCCATCAGAAAGTTGACGACGATGAATGTCGACGCGGTCAGCAGCACGAGGGCCTGGGTCAGTGTGTAGTCGCGGCGGGCGATCGCCTCCACGAAGAGCATGCCGATCCCGTTCAGGTTGAACACCTGCTCGGTCACCACCAGGCCGCCGAGCAGGAACGCGAACTCGAGCGCGATGACGGTCACCACCGGAAGCATGGCGTTCTTGAGGGCGTGCCGCACCAGGATCAGCTTCAGCCACAGCCCCTTGGCCCGGGCGGTGCGGATGTAGTCTTCGCGGAGCACCTCCAGCATCGCGGAGCGGGTCATCCGCGTGGCCACCGCGGAGTAGCGGTAGCCCACCGCCAGCGCCGGCCAGATGAGCTGGGCCAGGTTCTCCCACGGGTCGACCCAGAAGGGCGTGTAGACCATGGGCGGAAGCCACTTGAAGATGATGAGGAAGCCCAGGATCATCAGGATCCCCAGCCAGAACGAGGGCATGGCCAGCC
Encoded proteins:
- a CDS encoding DUF3185 domain-containing protein, with translation MKPVTLVGIALIILGIIALAIQGISYTTQKNVVDVGPLKIEAKEEKTIPLPPVIGGVAVVVGLVLVFLSRR
- a CDS encoding ABC transporter permease, which produces MAITPPIDRAVELLEAGPRRVWMAAVWDFVQRRPLGAAGAGIVLVMFVVAVTATVIAPYDPLAVDFGAMLTAPAMDHWLGTDAFGRDVLSRMIYGSRTALIVGFGAAFFGATAGAILGVASAYFAGRIDLYLQRVMDIFISFPLIILALAMVAILGNNLPNLITAITVPMIPRSALVIRSSALSVREMPYVDAARAAGFGHARIILRHMLPNVMAPYLIMLTAFLGQAILLEASLSFLGLGVQEPTPAWGLMLRGAAVQFAETAPWMAIFPGLAISLAVFAFNLFGDSLRDALDPKLRAQ
- a CDS encoding helix-turn-helix domain-containing protein — protein: MSVLSRPAPVAPPTPVPPAPGYHGAVCEFKRRLIEATLHQVQGNRTHAARALGLQRTYLLRLIRDLGVAAPPPPPRRGRGNGASAPH
- a CDS encoding CoA transferase, which gives rise to MARAAKPLAGLRVLDLTRVLAGPFCSQILGDMGAEVIKIEEPGKGDDTRRWPPFVVGEATYFMSVNRNKRSVALNLKAAEGIAILRKLAAKSDVLIENFRPGTMQRLGLGYPALGRLNRRLVYCSISGFGESGPEAHRAGYDLIVQGESGIMDLTGFPDGPPVKVGNSIADLVAGMSAAHGITLALLARTRTRRGQKVEIAMLDVMASLLTYQAGIYFGTGQRPARKGNQHPSIVPYEVFKAGDAYLTLGVANNSLWKQCCAALERPELAGDPRFDTEARRVENRGQLVPLLNEILGTRSAEEWLKRLEAAGVPAGRIKTVAEVCQSEHLKARGMIVRLPHPRAGHVTVMGVPVRLGSTPGAVTTPPPLLGEHTDVVLKRVLGMKAAEIARLRRAGVV
- a CDS encoding OB-fold domain-containing protein, encoding MVVAPPAPFCPWHPVAMAPTTVAGVGEIVSFTTLHSPPEGFRSPLHLALVALEGGARFLCHGAETRGLKIGSRVAIEAVNEVYYFSHLGALDRARLFWRRAGHAGDRVNAITRSVVKKLWPGGSRGASG
- the fdxA gene encoding ferredoxin, with the translated sequence MPYIIAEPCINVKDKACVEVCPVDCIYEGPDMLFIHPDECIDCGACEPVCPVKAIFAEDETPEQWKRFIELNRQFFKDNPGVQPAKKD
- a CDS encoding aldo/keto reductase, with protein sequence MITRPFGASSYPVAVIGQGTWRMGERQSARKDEVAALRLGLDLGLTHIDTAEMYGNGGAEEVVGEAIAGRRPEVFVTAKVPPSHASYDGTLRACEASLRRLKTNYLDLYLIHWWSERHPIADTMRAMETLVGRGLVRFIGVSNFAVGQLKAARAALTGERLVCNQVLYHVKARGIEGELLPYCEREGIAVVGYTPLARGGYARGVVASIAKKYGRTPRQVVLNFLTRRPSLFTIPKASRPEHLRENAAALEFTLSAEDVARIDRAFPPPRRRRSTRPRPGAAARSRRPSSRARA
- the cimA gene encoding citramalate synthase, translated to MIKIYDTTLRDGTQGEGVSFSMEDKVRLATRFDAFGIHYIEGGWPGSNPKDLRFFRRMQDVALKHAKLAAFSMTRRAGASAESDANMQALIAAGAPVATIVGKSWDFHVTDALETTLPENLAMIADTIAFLRARVEEVIYDAEHFFDGFRANRDYALATLRAAADAGAHWIVLCDTNGGTLPVELVETIREVKRHIRTPLGIHAHNDAECAVANSLAAILEGVGQVQGTMNGFGERCGNANLVSIVPSLVLKLGFDCIPEPNLGELRDLSRFTAELANRKPWASQPYVGDSAFAHKGGMHVSAVLKHPETYEHVNPEAVGNHRRVLVSELAGKSNILWKAREYGIDIDRDTPDSRRILDQLKALEDQGFQFEGAEASFELLMERALGRHAPYFELEAYRVIVEEQNASAEPVAEATVRLRVKGIPEHTAASGNGPVDALDHALRKALEEFYPNLKAMRLLDYKVRILDESKGTAAKTRVLITSGDGRETWGTVGVADNIIEASWQALVDSIEYKLRADERRSGAR
- a CDS encoding ABC transporter permease, with the translated sequence MLKYIAKRFLLMIPTLLGVAILTFFLLRIVPGDVVEARFIAAGQGQFVDRALMDMERAKLGLDQPMWKQFVAWMWGLVRLDLGLSMWTGAPITEEIKLRLALSLQLAIMATVVATLLAIPLGVVAALKQDTWIDYAVRVFSIAGLAMPSFWLGILMILGFLIIFKWLPPMVYTPFWVDPWENLAQLIWPALAVGYRYSAVATRMTRSAMLEVLREDYIRTARAKGLWLKLILVRHALKNAMLPVVTVIALEFAFLLGGLVVTEQVFNLNGIGMLFVEAIARRDYTLTQALVLLTASTFIVVNFLMDVMYAWLDPRIRYR
- a CDS encoding thiolase domain-containing protein (Catalyzes the synthesis of acetoacetyl coenzyme A from two molecules of acetyl coenzyme A. It can also act as a thiolase, catalyzing the reverse reaction and generating two-carbon units from the four-carbon product of fatty acid oxidation), which translates into the protein MRDVWIAGVGMTRIGRRAEGLQDLMAEAAHAALAAASIERPHAIVVAAMNPEEFLGDGNFASSVANHLGFADVPTIRIETATSSGAAAFYAGFAQVAAGLTRRVLVVGGEKMTHLPTPRVSELIGRSIDPYERSYGATMPALAGLVTRALMARQPIGEREISQVAVKNHAHAARNPYAHFREPVSLEQVMQSRMVADPLRLLHCCPISDGAAAAVLTAERTPVRVAGIGQGTDTLALRHRSDLTSFRATQGAARAAFAMAGFGPERVDFAEVHDAFAPFELIALEDLGLVPPGKAVRATVHGETALDGRLPINPSGGLKARGHPLAATGLAQLVECVWQLTGRAEGRQVDGRVALAHSIGGLATNNWVTILESA